The nucleotide sequence TGGGACGAACGATCGCTGGCAAGTCCATCAGCAACTACTACCGGCTTCGACGAGGCGATTTCGCGTTCAACAAGAGCTCAACGAAAGCACATCCAGAGGGCTATATCGCTCGACTTCACGACGACGTCGATGCTGCGGTGCCAAGCAGTATCTTCACGTGCTTCAGGTGTGTCTCGGAGGAAGCCGACGGCGAGTACCTCGACTGGTTGTTTCAGTCCAACCTGCACGGCCATTGGTTGCGAAAGTTCATAACAGTCGGTGCGCGAGCGCACGGCGCACTCAACGTCAATGACGACGATCTTTACGCACTTCCCGTTCCTTTACCACCTGGGAAGACAAGCCGAGCCGAGCAACGCAAGATCGCGGAGTGCTTGGCCTCGCTGGACGACTGGATCGCGGCTGAGACGGACGCCCTTGCGGCACTCCGCCGGCACAAGATCGGCCTGATGCAACAGCTCTTCCCCCGCCCCGGCGAAACCCGCCCGCGGCGGCGGTTTCCAGAGTTCCAGGACGCAAAAGAGTGGGAGCCGATACCGATTGACAAACTCGCGGATGTCACGTCGGGCGGCACCCCGTCGAAGAGCAATCCCGCGTATTGGGGCGGCACAATTCCTTGGGTCTCAGCCAAAGACATGAAGACCTTACGACTGACAGACAGCGCCGACCATGTCACTCAAGTCGCCGTAGATGACGGCGCCAAGCTGATGCCAGCAGGCACCCTGCTCATGCTTACGCGTGGTATGACGTTGATGAAGGACGTGCCGATTTGTTTGCTTCAGCGACCAATGACGTTCAACCAGGATGTCAAAGCCCTCTCGCCAAAGCCAGGCGTCATAGGCGAGTTTCTGGCGTTCCTCTTGAACGCCAGTAAGCCGAGTCTGCTGTCGCTCGTCGATATTGCAGGCCACGGAACCGGGCGGCTAAACACGGATGAAGTTAAGCAGCTCGAACTCGCCAAGCCGGAGCCTAGCGAGCAGCGTCGTATTGCCGGTTGCCTCATTGCTCTGGACGACTGCATTCCCGCCCGAGCCGACAGCCTTGCCGCCCTCTACCGCCACAAACAAGGTCTGATGCACCAGCTCTTTCCGCAACTGGACAACCGTGCAGGGGGTGTCCCGTGACAGACCCCATCAATGGGCTCCCCGCGCTCGCGACACACCTACGCGACAAGCTAGATCCGAACCGGCCGAAGCCCAAGAAGTTCATCCTGCTCTTCGCCTACAACGGTACAGGTAAGACTCGGCTCTCGGGCGCGTTCCGGGACATCGGCAAGAAGGTCGACGAGGACGGGCAGACGAGCGCCCGCAACACGCTCTACTTCAACGCCTTCACCGAAGACCTCTTCACCTGGGACAACGACCTCGCCCAAGACACCGACCGTGTGCTCAAGTTCAATAGCGACTCCTCGTTCTTCAACGGTATCCGCGAACTCGATATGGACACCCGGATCGGCCCGCTGCTGGAGCGGTACACCGACCTCCAGTTCTACATCGACTACGAGGGGCGGAAGAGCACCGTCACCGACGCCGATGGCAAAGAGCTGGAAGTGTCTGAGGGACCGCACATCCTCTTTTTCCGCGAACGCAACACCGATGGCGAACCGATCCCGCTGAAACCCTCCCGTGGCGAGGAAAACATCTTCGTCTGGTGCTTCTTCCTCGCAATCGTCCAGCTCGTACTGGACGGTGCAGAGGCGTACGACTGGGTGAAGTACACTTACATCGACGACCCGGCTCTCGTCGCTCGACGAGCACAACGCGATCGTCGTCGCCAATCACCTCGTGCAGCTGTATCGAGAAGCGGACGAAGTGGGCGTCGGAACGGTCATCTCGACGCACCACCAACTGTTCTACAACGTCTTGCACTACGAACTGAAGAACTACTTCGGCCGTCCACCCCAATTCGTGCTGACCCGTGATCGCGGCGCTGAGGTGTACTACCTGATCAAGCACGAGGGCGACACACCGAGCTTCCACCACGTGGCGGCGCTGGTTGAACTCGACAAGGTTGCCCGGGGCGGAACCATCCACACCTACCACTTCAACATGCTGCGGACGGTGTTGGAGAAGACGGCGCTCTTCCACGGCTACACCCACTTCGGCAAGTGCATCAAACGCGACGACGACGACGCGGATGGAATCCTTCATCAGCGATTCGTCGACCTGATGAGCCACGGCAAGTACTCGCTCTTCGAGCCGGATGAGATGGGCGAAGAGACACGCGGCTACTTCCGCAAGATCGTGCGCGACTTTCTCGAGCGCTACCCGTCCAACGCCGCTCTGTTTCCCGATGAGGCCATTCCCGAAGGTGATCCCACGCCATGACCAACGACGCTCAGAAGCAACTCGGCAAAGTCCTGTGGACCATCGCCGACGACCTGCGCGGCGCGATGAACGCGGACGACTTCCGCGACTACATGCTCGCGCTCCTCTTCCTGCGGTACCTCTCCGACAACTACGAGCAGGCGGCCAAGAGGGAGCTCGGCCGCGACTACCCCGACCCCGATACCATCGGCAACGGAGGCCGCACGCCGCTCTCGGTGTGGTACGACGAGAACGAGGGAGATGTCCCCGCCTTCGAGGCGCAGATGCGCAAGAAAGCGCACTATGTCATCGAGCCGGACCACCTCTGGACGAACATCGCCCACCTCGCCCGCACGCAGAGCGACGAGCTGCTGAACACGCTGCAGGCCGGGTTCAAGTACATCGAGAACGAGTCGTTCCAGAGCACGTTCGGAGGGCTGTTCTCGGAGATCAACCTCGCGTCGGAGAAGCTCGGCAAGACGTACACCCACCGGAACGAGAAGCTGTGCACGGTGGTGACCCGCATCGCCGAGGGGCTGGAGGAGTTCTCGACCGACGCGGACACACTCGGCGATGCGTACGAGTATCTGATCGGGCAGTTCGCCGCCGGATCCGGCAAGAAGGCCGGCGAGTTCTACACCCCCCAGCCGATCAGCTCGATCCTCTCCGCGATCGTAACGCTCGACAGCCAGGCCCCCGAGTCGGGCTGGCGGAAGAAGCTCGAAGCCGTCTACGACTTCGCGTGCGGCTCCGGCTCGCTGCTGCTGAACGTGCGGCGGTTCGTCGTCAAAGGTGACAAGGCGATTGGTGCCCCGGGAGACGGCACGGTCGGCATGACGTACGGGCAGGAGAAGAACGTCACGACCTACAACCTCGCGCGCATGAACATGCTGCTGCACGGCGTGAAGGACTCGGAGTTTCACATCCATCACGGCGACACGCTCGTGAACGACTGGGACATCTTGACCGATCCAAACCCGGCACGCCGGCCGAAGTTCGACGCGATTGTGGCGAACCCTCCCTTTAGCTACCGGTGGATGCCCAAGGAGGAGACGAGCAAGGACGTGCGGTTCAAGGATCACGGCGTTGCGCCCAAGTCCGCGGCAGACTTCGCATTCCTGCTCCACGGCCTGCACTACCTCAAGGACGACGGCGTGATGGCGATCATCCTGCCGCACGGGGTGCTGTTCCGCGGCGCAGCCGAGTCGAGGATCCGCCGGAAGCTGCTCGAGGATGGTCACATCGATACGGTGATCGGCTTGCCGGCGAACCTGTTCTATTCAACCGGGATCCCGGTGTGCATCCTCGTGCTCAAGAAGTGCAAGCGGAGCGATGATGTGCTGTTCATCAACGCCGAGAAAGAGTTCAAAAAGGGCAAGCGCCAGAACTCCCTATGTCCAACACACATCGAGCGAATCATCGCAACCTACCGCGAGCGCCCGGAAGATCCGATCGATCGCTACGCCCGGCGAGTCGAGATGAACGAGATCGAGGCGAATGATTTCAACCTCAACATCTCGCGGTATGTCAGCACGGCCGAGCCGGAAGAGCAGGTCGATCTCGCCGCAACGCACTCGACGTTGGTTGAGATCGATAAGAAGATCCTCACAGCGAAAGCCACGCACAACGGATTCCTCGAGGAGCTGGGTCTCGAGCCTCTCCCGTAAGTCACGCGAGAGAACCGGGCGACTGCTCGCTCGGGAAAGGAAAGTGATGATCGCTGCAGGCAAGACCATCCAGATCTACTGCCCTTCCGGCGATCCACGCGGCGTCCGCATCGCTGAGATCACAACCCGCATCGTTCAGGCTGTTGTGGTGCCGCGTGCCCGCCTCGACGAAGCCATCAAGCGAGAAGAACTCGGCGGCGCCGGCGTCTACTTTCTGTTCGGCGAGTCAGAGTCCGCCGGCCTCCCGGTTGCCTACATCGGCGAAGCCGAAGACTGCGGCGTCCGATTCAAGGACCATAACAAGAAGAAAGACTTCTGGAACATTGGCGTCGCCATTGTCTCGCGGACCGGGAGCTTCACCAAGGCTCATGCCAAGCTACTCGAGTGGATGGCGATTGAGAAGGCGAAGCTCGCCGGCCGGTACGACCTTGATAATGGTAACGCTGGTGGGAAGCCGAACGTCCCTGAGTGGATGGCGGCCGATATCGCTGAAATCTTTGAAACGCTCGACGTCCTTCTTGGAACGCTGGGGTACCCGATCTTTGAAGCATCGTCTCGGGATGCTTCCGGTACGGACCAGGTGTTCATGTGCCGTCGAGGCGGATCCGATGCACGCGGCGTCTACAACGAGGAGGGCTTTGTCGTCCTGAAGGGCTCGACCGCTCGCCAAGAGACTACGCCGTCATCACACGACACCGTGGGGCCAAAGCGTGAAGAAATGATCGGCAGCGGCCTACTCACGCGAACGCCTCAGGGGTACCGCTTTGAGCGAGATGTTGTCTTCAGTTCGCCCAGCGCCGCGGCGAGTCTCGTGACCGGAAGCAGCGCAAACGGCTGGATCGAGTGGCGAAACGCCCAAGGGCAGACTCTGGATGATGTCTATCGAAAGACATCAGAGGGCGAAGAGTAACGACGGTGCAGTCCCGCGAAAGAGTGCCGGCATCAAGAGGATCGCCGATTGGCCCAGTACTCACCCAAGAAGATCATTTGGAATATCTCCAAGCCGATACTCAAGCGGTACTTCGATGGCCGCGAGCTGCTGGCTGACTTTGACTGGGCCGAGTACGAGCAGGGCGACTCCAACCCGATCATCGAAGCGATAGAAGCTCTTCCGGTGGATGACAAAACGGCCGTCGACACCGATCTCTACACGGTGAACGAACTCGCGACCGATGGCGGCTCTAGGCTGATCAACGAGGAAGCCTCATTCTGGAAGAGGTCGTGGGCCGATGAGCTGGAGGCGATGGCCAACGACTGCGAGCGGCCATCCTCGCCATCGCCGAGAATCGCGACCTCGTCGAGACGGCGCTCGCATACAACGAGATCGACCGCGTCGCCGAGAGCAAGTGGCGACGCTGG is from Planctomycetota bacterium and encodes:
- a CDS encoding GIY-YIG nuclease family protein, with the translated sequence MIAAGKTIQIYCPSGDPRGVRIAEITTRIVQAVVVPRARLDEAIKREELGGAGVYFLFGESESAGLPVAYIGEAEDCGVRFKDHNKKKDFWNIGVAIVSRTGSFTKAHAKLLEWMAIEKAKLAGRYDLDNGNAGGKPNVPEWMAADIAEIFETLDVLLGTLGYPIFEASSRDASGTDQVFMCRRGGSDARGVYNEEGFVVLKGSTARQETTPSSHDTVGPKREEMIGSGLLTRTPQGYRFERDVVFSSPSAAASLVTGSSANGWIEWRNAQGQTLDDVYRKTSEGEE
- a CDS encoding restriction endonuclease subunit S, with product MPYTITGGVGLVSQEEKLGRTIAGKSISNYYRLRRGDFAFNKSSTKAHPEGYIARLHDDVDAAVPSSIFTCFRCVSEEADGEYLDWLFQSNLHGHWLRKFITVGARAHGALNVNDDDLYALPVPLPPGKTSRAEQRKIAECLASLDDWIAAETDALAALRRHKIGLMQQLFPRPGETRPRRRFPEFQDAKEWEPIPIDKLADVTSGGTPSKSNPAYWGGTIPWVSAKDMKTLRLTDSADHVTQVAVDDGAKLMPAGTLLMLTRGMTLMKDVPICLLQRPMTFNQDVKALSPKPGVIGEFLAFLLNASKPSLLSLVDIAGHGTGRLNTDEVKQLELAKPEPSEQRRIAGCLIALDDCIPARADSLAALYRHKQGLMHQLFPQLDNRAGGVP
- a CDS encoding type I restriction-modification system subunit M, with protein sequence MTNDAQKQLGKVLWTIADDLRGAMNADDFRDYMLALLFLRYLSDNYEQAAKRELGRDYPDPDTIGNGGRTPLSVWYDENEGDVPAFEAQMRKKAHYVIEPDHLWTNIAHLARTQSDELLNTLQAGFKYIENESFQSTFGGLFSEINLASEKLGKTYTHRNEKLCTVVTRIAEGLEEFSTDADTLGDAYEYLIGQFAAGSGKKAGEFYTPQPISSILSAIVTLDSQAPESGWRKKLEAVYDFACGSGSLLLNVRRFVVKGDKAIGAPGDGTVGMTYGQEKNVTTYNLARMNMLLHGVKDSEFHIHHGDTLVNDWDILTDPNPARRPKFDAIVANPPFSYRWMPKEETSKDVRFKDHGVAPKSAADFAFLLHGLHYLKDDGVMAIILPHGVLFRGAAESRIRRKLLEDGHIDTVIGLPANLFYSTGIPVCILVLKKCKRSDDVLFINAEKEFKKGKRQNSLCPTHIERIIATYRERPEDPIDRYARRVEMNEIEANDFNLNISRYVSTAEPEEQVDLAATHSTLVEIDKKILTAKATHNGFLEELGLEPLP